One region of Limnospira fusiformis SAG 85.79 genomic DNA includes:
- a CDS encoding Bax inhibitor-1/YccA family protein, whose translation MANTSNFRQAMAQAKGQALVGPNVIANALPFVGGGLLLTAVGSFAGLNIISTNPGIFMTTFWVALIAQLALFFIASSVLANDNNQVALPLLATYSLITGYTLSGLLFVTLRTPGVGITGIGFAALGCGVTFIAARQIGSNLSDSDGIALTQTIRIGIIALLIAVFGQLILSFFGVFTPTWLEIGISGLGVFLFAGAAVVDFYILPRTYRDDQPIPAALSMYLTYINLFIFILRLMNVLSRN comes from the coding sequence ATGGCAAATACCAGTAATTTTCGGCAAGCAATGGCTCAAGCCAAAGGCCAAGCCCTTGTAGGCCCTAACGTCATTGCCAATGCCCTCCCCTTTGTGGGAGGTGGTTTGCTTCTCACTGCTGTTGGTTCCTTCGCCGGTCTGAATATCATCAGCACCAACCCGGGCATCTTCATGACCACCTTCTGGGTGGCTTTGATTGCTCAGTTAGCCCTATTTTTTATCGCTAGTAGCGTTCTCGCTAACGATAATAACCAGGTGGCCCTCCCCCTGTTAGCAACCTATAGCCTCATCACCGGATATACGCTCAGTGGCTTGTTATTTGTCACCTTGAGAACTCCAGGTGTTGGTATTACTGGTATTGGTTTTGCTGCTCTCGGTTGCGGTGTCACTTTTATCGCCGCCCGTCAAATTGGGTCTAACCTGTCCGACTCTGATGGTATCGCCCTTACTCAAACCATCAGAATTGGTATTATTGCCCTACTGATCGCTGTTTTTGGCCAGTTGATTTTGTCGTTTTTCGGCGTTTTTACCCCCACTTGGCTAGAAATTGGTATTTCTGGACTCGGTGTCTTCCTATTCGCTGGGGCTGCGGTGGTAGATTTTTATATTCTCCCCCGCACTTATCGTGATGACCAGCCTATTCCCGCCGCTTTGTCCATGTACCTCACCTACATCAACCTGTTTATCTTTATTTTGCGCTTAATGAATGTTCTTAGTCGCAACTAA
- a CDS encoding GerMN domain-containing protein: MKEPQPDRHQNIAMIAGVALFLAAIAAGVTWWRVSFDTDQPPQIISPEPPETTDAIEKTVNIYWVDEADNQLVWVPNPVTLTVSASQPDTVLAAAFDRLLSGPQEANQYSEIPPGTQLLNVTATEAGAIAIDLSTEFTTGGGSASMIGRLGQVVYTATSLDPLAPVRISVNGLPLEVLGGEGLEIPQPITRQQFEQDFR, translated from the coding sequence ATGAAAGAGCCACAACCCGATCGCCATCAAAATATTGCTATGATTGCTGGGGTAGCGCTATTCCTTGCCGCGATCGCCGCTGGCGTGACTTGGTGGCGAGTGAGTTTTGACACTGACCAACCCCCACAGATCATATCTCCTGAACCCCCAGAAACAACCGATGCGATCGAAAAAACCGTGAATATTTACTGGGTCGATGAAGCTGATAACCAACTTGTCTGGGTTCCCAACCCCGTCACCCTCACCGTCAGTGCTTCCCAACCCGATACCGTCCTAGCTGCCGCCTTCGATCGCCTACTCTCAGGCCCCCAGGAAGCCAACCAATATAGCGAAATTCCCCCAGGTACTCAACTACTAAATGTGACCGCCACCGAAGCTGGGGCGATCGCGATCGACCTATCGACCGAATTCACCACAGGCGGCGGTAGTGCCTCCATGATTGGCCGTTTAGGGCAAGTAGTTTACACCGCCACCAGTCTCGACCCCCTCGCACCAGTACGGATTTCCGTCAATGGCTTACCCTTAGAAGTCCTCGGCGGAGAAGGCTTAGAAATCCCTCAACCCATTACCCGACAACAGTTTGAACAGGATTTTAGGTAG